The following is a genomic window from Geobacillus subterraneus.
GTTGTGCCAGGGGATAACGGTGACAACAATGGCAACGACAACAACGGCGACCTTGTCCCGGGCGACAATGACAACGACTTAGCGCCGGGCAACGACGTGGGCGACGATGAAAACGACCGAAACCCGGATCCGGAAGATCCGATTGAAGACCCGCAAGACGCCAACGACCGCGATAATAAAGATGAATAATGCAAAGAGGCTGCCGGCTAGGCAGCCTTTTTGGTTGGAGAAAATTAGTACCGATTTTGGCTAGATATGCTTCTTCCTATCCGCTATAATGGGAATGTCCATTTATTGTCGAAACATGCAGACAGGCGATCATAGGGGGGTACAGAATGGAAGAAACTATCAGCCTGCGTGAACTGTTTGACACATTGCGCAAACGGCTTTGGCTGATCGTCTTGATCACCGCGCTTGCCACCGTCGTGAGCGGTGTGGTCAGCTATTTTATACTGACGCCGATTTACCAAGCGTCCACGCAAATTCTCGTCAACCAAGCCAAATCCGAGCAGCAGTTCTACAATTTTAACGAAATCCAAACGAACGTGCAGCTCATTAACACGTACAGCGTCATCATCAAAAGCCCGACGATTTTAGAAAAGGTGAAAGGTGAGCTGCAACTCGATCAGACGTTCGACGAGCTGAACGAACAAATTCAAGTGTCGAGCGAAAAAGACTCGCAAGTGTTCTCCGTCACCGTCCAAGACCCGGATCCCGCCATGGCGGCTAAGATCGCCAATAAAACGGCCGAAGTGTTCAAAAACGAAATCGTCAAAATCATGAACATCGACAACGTGACGATTCTCTCGAAAGCGGAAGTGAAAGAACACCAAGCCCCGGTCAAACCGAAGCCGCTTCTGAATATGGCCATCGCCTTCGTCGTCGGCCTCATGACGGGTGTCGGACTTGCCTTCCTGCTTGAGTACTTGGACAACACGATCAAAACGGAAGAGGATGTCGAACGTCATCTCGGCCTGCCGGTGCTCGGTGCGGTCAGCTTGATCACCGCCGACGGCAGCCAAAAGAAGAAACACGAACCGGCTCTTCCGCAAGCGAGAGGTGAAACCATTGGCTCGTAAAAAACAGATCCGCAAAGCGGAACGAAGACTGATCACCGTTGATAATTCAAAATCCCCGATCGCCGAACAATACCGGACGATCCGGACGAATATTCAATTTTCATTCATTGATGCGCCGCTCCGCTCCTTGATCGTGACTTCCACTGGCCCGGGTGAAGGAAAATCCACCACGGTGGCCAACTTGGCGGTCGTCTTCGCCCAACAAGGGAAAAAGACGTTGCTCATTGACGCTGACTTGCGCAAGCCGACCGTCCATTACACGTTCCGCCTCAACAACTACATGGGGTTCACCAACGTCTTAACAGGCTCGGCCCCGCTTTTGCCGACGTGCCAAGAAACGGACATCGACAACTTATTCGTCCTATCATCCGGCCCGATCCCGCCGAACCCGGCCGAGCTGCTCAGCTCGAAAGCGATGGCTCAGTGTCTTGAACAACTGTATGAGACGTTTGACCTTGTCATCTTTGACACCCCGCCCGTCTTGGCAGTGACCGATGCGCAAATTTTAGCGAACCAATGCGACGGCACGGTGCTCGTGAT
Proteins encoded in this region:
- a CDS encoding YveK family protein, with translation MEETISLRELFDTLRKRLWLIVLITALATVVSGVVSYFILTPIYQASTQILVNQAKSEQQFYNFNEIQTNVQLINTYSVIIKSPTILEKVKGELQLDQTFDELNEQIQVSSEKDSQVFSVTVQDPDPAMAAKIANKTAEVFKNEIVKIMNIDNVTILSKAEVKEHQAPVKPKPLLNMAIAFVVGLMTGVGLAFLLEYLDNTIKTEEDVERHLGLPVLGAVSLITADGSQKKKHEPALPQARGETIGS
- a CDS encoding CpsD/CapB family tyrosine-protein kinase; the encoded protein is MARKKQIRKAERRLITVDNSKSPIAEQYRTIRTNIQFSFIDAPLRSLIVTSTGPGEGKSTTVANLAVVFAQQGKKTLLIDADLRKPTVHYTFRLNNYMGFTNVLTGSAPLLPTCQETDIDNLFVLSSGPIPPNPAELLSSKAMAQCLEQLYETFDLVIFDTPPVLAVTDAQILANQCDGTVLVIESGRTDIEAAVKAKELLEAANAKLLGVVLNKRKHRDGGYYYYYQYK